From the Sphingomonas brevis genome, the window CTGATCGATCCGTCATGATTGGTGTCGGCACGGGCCATCCAGTCGTCGAGCGGCGGCGGTGCGCCCGGCTGGCCGCGAAACGGCTCGCCCATCAGCGTCAGGTAGATCTGCGATCGACCCTTCGCTGCGTGGCCCTGGGGCGCAGCGGGTTGGGCGTTGGCGACGGAGCCGAGAAGCATCGCGGTGGCAACCAACAGTCCAGGGTGCATGGCCAATCCCTTTTTGACGAACAGCGCCCTCTGGGCCGAGGAAAATGTATCAGACATTTATCGCCCGGCTGGACCAGGGCTAGCCGCGCGAACCCAGGGCCGCCGCGGCCTCGTCGACCAGCTCCTGGATGATGTCGGCGACCGGCTCCTCGCGGTTGACCATGCCGACCGACTGCCCGGCCATCACCGATCCGCTCTCGACGTCGCCGTCGATCACCGCGCGGCGGAGCGCTCCCGCCCAATAATGCTCGATCTGAAGCTGGGCCTCGGCCATTTCGATCGCGCCTTCGTCCAGCTTTTGCGCAACCTCGCGCTGCTTGGCGGCGAAATTCTCCATCTCGCGGTTCTTGAGCGCGCGTACCGGAATTACCGGCAGGCGCGGGTCGATCTGCACGGACGGGATCGCGTCGCGTGCCGATGCGCGGATGAAAGCCTTTTTGAAATTTGCATGGGCAATGCACTCATGCGCGCAGACGAACCGTGTGCCGAGCTGGACGCCGACCGCGCCCATTTCGAGGTAGGCGGCGATCGCCTCGCCTCGCCCGATCCCGCCGGCGACGAACACCGGGATGTCGGCGGCGACGTGCGGCAGGATTTCCTGCGCAAGGACGCTGGTCGAAACCGGTCCGATGTGGCCGCCGGCCTCCATCCCCTCGATTACCAGCGCGTCGGCTCCCGACCGCATCAGCTTCTTGGCCAAGGCAAGCGCCGGGGTGAAGGCAATTAGCTTGGCGCCATTGCCCTTGATCCGCTCAATCGCGCCGCCCGGCGGCAAGCCGCCGGCGAGCACCACATGGGTCACCTCATGCCTGGCGCAGACATCGATCAATTCGCTCAATTGCGGATGCATCGTAATCAGGTTGACGCCGAACGGCTTGGCCGTGCGCTCCTTGGTCCCCGCAATCTCTCCATCGAGCAACTCGGGACTCATCGCCCCGCAGGCGATCACGCCGAAGCCGCCGGAATTGCTGATCGCGGACACGAGGTGACGCTCCGAAATCCAGCTCATCGCCCCACCCAGGATCGCCCATTCGGTCCCAAGGAATTCCGTGCCGCGGGCCATCAATTCCTTGAGGCGCACCATGCCGCCGTCGCCATGCATCACGCGGGCTTCCGCGATTAGGCCTTCGCCGCTCATGCTGCTTCTCCCCGCGGCGCATCGAGGCCGAAAGCTGTGTGAAGAACCCGGACCGCAAGCTCCATCTCATCCTCCTTCACCAGCACGCTGACCTTGATCTCGCTGGCACTGACTGCCAGCAGATTGATGCCGCTTGTCGCCAGGGTGGCGAACATCTTGGCGGCCAGCTCAGGATTGGAGCGGATACCGACCCCGACGATCGACACCTTGGCGACTGCATCGTCGGTATGGATTTCGGAAAAGCCAATGTCGCCCTTCCTTGCGTTCAGCACCGCCGCCGCCTGCGCCATCATCGCTTCCGGTACGGTGAAGGTCAGGTCGCTCGCGTTCTGCCCTTCGGTCGCGGCATGAACGATCATGTCGACCGACAGGCCGGCGTCGGCCAGCGGCTGCATCACGGCCGCGACCATCCCGGGCCGGTCGGCGATCCCGGTCAGCGTGATCCGCCCCTCGTTGCGGTCGGCGGCGATGCCGGCGATGGCGTTTCGCTCCATGTCATTTTCCCCTAGCTCGGGGACGATCTCGGTCCCCGGCAAATCATCGAATGCGGTCAGCACGCGCAGCGGAAGATTTTCGCGCATGGCGAGCCCGACCGAGCGTACCTGCAGCACCTTGGCGCCGACACCTGCCAGCTCAAGCATTTCCTCGAAGGTGATTTTGGTCAGCTTGCGCGCCTGCGGCACGATCCTTGGATCGGTCGTGTAGACGCCGTCGACGTCAGTATAGATGTCGCAGCGGTCGGCCTTGACCCCGGCCGCGATCGCCACCGCCGACGTGTCCGACCCGCCGCGGCCCAGCGTCGCGACCCTGCCGTCCTCGCTTACTCCCTGGAACCCGGGGATGACCGCGACAGTGCCCTCGTTCAGCGCTTCGTCGAGCAGCGCGCCTTCGACCTTTTCGACCCGCGCGTTGCCGTGCACGCCGGAGGCCCGCATCAACTGCCAGCCCATGAAGCTGCGCGCCTTGGCGCCCATATTCTGCAGCGTCATGGCAAGGAGCCCCGCCGTCACCTGCTCGCCGCTGGCGACGACCACATCATATTCCTGGGGATCGGCCAGCGCGGATGCCTCGCGGCACAGCTGGACCAGACGGTCGGTTTCGCCAGCCATGGCGGAGACCACGACGAGGACCTCGTTGCCCGCGTCGGCTTCGCGCTTGACCCGCGCGGCCACGACACGGATGCGCTCGATCCCGGCCATCGAGGTTCCGCCGAATTTCATTACTATTCTTGTTCTTGGGCGGGGCAAATCTGGTCCTTGGCTTGAATGGCGGCCTGCTGTTAGGGAGAGGCCATGGCCAAAACAAGCATCCTCGACAAGGAAGCTCAGCATTTCGGCGGCATGGCGGCCGACTGGTGGGACCCGAACGGCAAGTCGGCGATGCTGCACAAGCTCAATCCCGTGCGCCTCGCCTATGTCCGCGACATGATCGACCAGCATTGGCAATGCGACGAATGCGGTTTCAAGCCGCTTGAGGGAAAGAGTGCGTTGGATGTCGGTTGCGGCGCGGGCCTGCTGGCCGAGCCGCTCGCCCGGCTGGGGGCAAGGGTCACGGCGGTCGACGCCGCTCCTGAATTGATCGCGGTCGCCCGGGATCATGCGATCGGGCAGGGGCTCCAAATCGACTATCGCGCCACCGGCGTCGAGGACATCGACGGTCGATTTGACCTGGTCACGGCGATGGAGGTGGTCGAGCATGTCGCCGACCCGCAGGACTTCATCGACGCGCTTTCCGCGCGGCTCGCTCCAGGCGGGCTGATGATCCTCTCCACCCCCAACAAGACCGGCTGGTCGAAGCTGCTGACCATCACCCTGGCGGAGGGCTTCGGCCAGATCCCCAAGGGCACTCATGACTATGAGAAATTCATCGACCCCGACATGATGCGGGGCCTGCTGGCACATGCGGGGCTGGAGTGCATCGACTTCGAAGGCATTGCGATGAGCCCGACGCGCGGACTGCATTTGAGCGAGGATTTGAGGTTGAATTATTTGGTGGCAGCGAAGTGGGCGTAGCTCCTCCCCGGAACGGGGAGGGGAACCAGCGTAGCTGGTGGAGGGGTCGCGGCGCGGAGTGAATCCGCGCCGTCGGTCCTGTCCGCTTCGCGGCAGGCCGCCCGGCATTCGCCGTCTCTTCGTGCTGCCTCACGATTGCTGCGCAATCGCTCAGCTGCACTCGGCAGCTTTGCTAGAAATCCACCTTATCGTAGTGCGCCGGTGGGACGATCACCTCCATCCGCTCGCCGAGTAGCGGGCGGAACGCCGGGCGCGACTTCATCACCGCATACCAGTCCTTGGTCTGCTTGTGGCCGCGCCAGTCGAGCGCGCCGAGATAATCGATCACGCTCAAATGCGCTGCCGCCGTGAAATCGGCCAGGCTGAGGCCCGCGCCTGCGATCCAGCGCCGATGGTCGAGCAGATAATCGACATAGTCGAGGTGGCCGTTGGCGATCCGCATCGCCTCGCGCAGCACCCGCGTATCCGGGCTTTCGCGGCTCACCAGCCGCTTCCTCATACGCTCGTTCATCAAAGGCTCGACCACTTCGCGGTAGAGCTTCTCGTCAAACCATACGGTCAGCCGCCGAATCTCGGCCCGGGCGACCGCATTGCCGTGGATCATCGGCATTTTGTCGACTGTCTCTTCGAAATATTCGACGATCGGCTGGCTTCCGATCAAGGTGATCCCCGCGGTCGAATCGACGATTACCGGTGTCTCGCCGGCCGGGTTCAGGTCGACGAATTCATCGCGCCGCTCCCACGGATTCTCGCGCACCAGCTCATGCGCCACGCCCTTCTCGCCAAGGACGAGCCTGACTTTGCGGGAAAAGGGACAAAGAGGGAATTGGAACAACTGCCACATGGAAGCGGCAGCTTTAGCGGCGGTTGAATTTGTAACAACCCGTCATTGCGAGGAACGAAGTGACGAAGCAATCCAGTCGTCGCAAAGCTGGATTGCTTCGCTCCGCTCGCAATGACGTCAGCGCTTAGGGTAAGTCGGGTCCGGGATGTTGGCCGTCACCCGTTCCATCCGCGACTCCAGATCTCCCAGCGCCGACATCAGCGACGGCAGCGATTCGACCAGCGCCTGGCCCACCGCCTGCATCTGCCGCCCCGATTGCGCCACTTGCGCTTCGACCTGCCGCTCCGCCTGCGGCCCGCCGATCTCGTCGCGCACTCGCTTGGCCCGGTCGGCCGTTGTCGGCTCGCGTCCCTGCACTGCCGCTTCGACCTCGCCTACCGGCATGTCCATCAGCGCGCGGGTGAGGATGCCGGCCATCTTGCCGAGCTTGTCGGCCATCGCCGGATCGCTGAATTCGCGCGGAACTTGAATGTCCTTCGGTGCCGCCGCGGCAGGCGTCGCGGCCAGCATCAGGGGCAGGGCAATCCAGATGGTACGCATTGCAAATCTCCCGCGAGTCGCCCCTAGGATGGCGATTATCGCTTGCCGGTCAATGTTTTAGCGTGCGGCAAGCCAAACCAGCGCCACTGCTCCGGCGATAATCCGGTACCAGGCGAATGGCGCGAAGCCGTAGCGCTGGATGATCGATACGAACGCTTTGACCACCACCACCGCGACCACGAAACTGACCAGGCTCCCTAGCAGGATCCAGCCGCCCATGCCCGGCTGCATGGTCGAGCCATGCTTGTAAAGCTGTAGTGCGGTCGCCCCGGTCAGCGTCGGCACGGCAAGGAAGAAGCTGAATTCCGCGGCGGTCTTTCGATCGACGCCCATCGACATTGCGCCGAGGATGGTCGCGCCCGACCGGCTGACGCCCGGGACCATCGCCAGGCACTGGACCAGCCCGATGCCGATCGAATGCATCAGCGTGACATTCTGCACGCCGCCCTTGTCGGTGGTCTTGGCCAGCCTTTCGATGATCAGGATGGCGACGCCGCCGACGATCAGCGCCCAGGCGACCACCACCGCATTGCCGAGCAGCAGCTCGATATCGTCGCCGAGCGCCAATCCAAGCACGACCGCCGGGATGAACGCGACAGCCAGGTTGCGGACAAAAGCGAAGGCGCTCGGCCGCCGCTGCCACAGGCCGACCAGCACGTCGACGAAGGTCCGCCAGTAGAGGACGATGATCGCCAGGATCGCGCCCGGCTGGATGGCGACATTGAACAGCGCCCACTGGTCGGCCTTGTAGCCGAGCAGCTCGGTGGCGAGGATCAGGTGCCCGGTCGAGCTGACCGGCAGATATTCGGTGACGCCCTCGACGATGCCGAGGATGATGACGAGCAGCAGTACCGGCACGGGTTAGGCTGCGCTCGGCGCGAAGCGGCCGCCCTTCTTATAGCGGCCGAGCCATTCGGGCGCGACGGCGCCAAGCGGGGTCGGCGCGATCCCGAACTCCTTGAAGCCGGGATGCTTGCCGCTTGGCACATTGTCCTTCTGAAGCATCAGCCATTGGTCGCGGGAGAGCGGCGCGCCGGGGAGGAAGCCGAACGCGGCAATAACCGACGCGACGAAATCGGGCACCTCGACCAGTTCGGGCTGCTGTCCGCTCAGCGCCATGATCCGCGCATTGAGGTCGAGCATGGTCATCGCTTCCGGCCCCGCCAGCTCATAGGTCTTGCCGCCATGTGCCTTGGGGTCCAGCGCAGCCATGGCGATCGCCCGGGCAAGGTCGCGAACATAGACCGGCTGAAAGCGCGTCTTCGGCGCGATCACGGGCAGCAGCGGCCAGCCGCCCATCGCCGCGAAGCGGTTGGTGAAATCGTCCTCCGGCCCGAACACGGTGCTCGATCGGATGATCGTCGTCTTGGGGAAGGCGGCCTTTACCGCCTGCTCGCCGCGCGCCTTGGTCTCGGAATAGGTGGATTCGCTTTCAGCATCGACGCCGATCGCGCTCACATGGACGAAAGCCTTGGCGCCGGCCTTCTTTGCGGCGGCGGCCAGCTTGCCCGGACCCTGGACGTGGAGGGCTTCCAGATTTCCCTTGAACACCCCGACCAGGTTGATCACCGCGTCCGCGCCGTCGAGGGCATGCTCGATGGTGGGCGGCTTGGCGAGGTCGGCGCCGACCGCGGAAACCTGTCCGACCGAGCCCAGCGGCTGCAGGAACCAGGCCTTGCGCGGGTCGCGGCCGGCAACGCGGAGCCTTGCCCCGGCTTTCAGCAGCGCCTCGCACACATATCGGCCAATGAAGCCGGTTCCTCCAAAAATGGTGATGAGCGGCGGCGTGCCTGCTTGCCTCATGGAAAATCGGTCCTTGGCCGGGTGGAATCGCCGGCTGTCCTAGGACCGGGCGGCCCGCGCTGACAAGGGGCGCGGGCCGGTCATGAGACTAATAGTAGTTGGCCAGGGTCAGCGTGACAGTCGCGCCATCCGACTTGCGGATTTCGACCCGGGTCCCGGGCACGCCGCGCGCCCAGCCCGACAGCTGGCCGTTGTAGAATGCCGGCCCGACTGCAACCCCGTTGATGGCGGTCAGTCTGTCGCCCTTCTTGAAGCCGGCCCGATCGGCCGGGCTGCCCGGCGACACATGCAGCACGTTGAAATGGTCGCCTTCGAGGAGGGTGAACAGCCCGCTCCGGTCCTTGAAGAATTCAACCGGCCTTTTGCCCCGTTCCAGCCAGATGCGGTCGTGGCCGAGGTCCATGGTCAGCTTGAACTGCTTCAGCATCTGGATGCCGACATTGGCCTTGCCGGCATAGGGTCCGTTCGGCTTTCCGCCGAGGTCGGCCGGAACATTGTCGAAAGTGAACCCGCCGATTTCAACCGTGGGCAGGGTCACGCGCCTGGCCTCGTGCAGCCCGCCGACTCCGCCTGCCAGGCTGGTTCCATAGGGCAAGGAGGCGATCAGTGGCTGCTTGCTATGATATTCCTGGGACAGGCTGATCGCCCCGCCGTTGCCGATGTCGAACGCCGCATCGATCGGAGGCAGGCCGCCAATCGAGATAGGCAGAAAATGAAGCGTGTCGTCGCGCGTCAGCTTGACCTCGTGCGCGCCGGCCGGGGGCGTGAAGCCCTGCGGCGATGCGAGGGTCATCTCGCCCTGCTCGAAATCCATGCCGATGACGCTGTTGACGAACAATTCGCGACCCAGCACCACCGGTATCGGCCGGCCGATCGTCTTGGCG encodes:
- a CDS encoding NAD(P)H-dependent flavin oxidoreductase, which encodes MSGEGLIAEARVMHGDGGMVRLKELMARGTEFLGTEWAILGGAMSWISERHLVSAISNSGGFGVIACGAMSPELLDGEIAGTKERTAKPFGVNLITMHPQLSELIDVCARHEVTHVVLAGGLPPGGAIERIKGNGAKLIAFTPALALAKKLMRSGADALVIEGMEAGGHIGPVSTSVLAQEILPHVAADIPVFVAGGIGRGEAIAAYLEMGAVGVQLGTRFVCAHECIAHANFKKAFIRASARDAIPSVQIDPRLPVIPVRALKNREMENFAAKQREVAQKLDEGAIEMAEAQLQIEHYWAGALRRAVIDGDVESGSVMAGQSVGMVNREEPVADIIQELVDEAAAALGSRG
- a CDS encoding aspartate kinase, producing the protein MKFGGTSMAGIERIRVVAARVKREADAGNEVLVVVSAMAGETDRLVQLCREASALADPQEYDVVVASGEQVTAGLLAMTLQNMGAKARSFMGWQLMRASGVHGNARVEKVEGALLDEALNEGTVAVIPGFQGVSEDGRVATLGRGGSDTSAVAIAAGVKADRCDIYTDVDGVYTTDPRIVPQARKLTKITFEEMLELAGVGAKVLQVRSVGLAMRENLPLRVLTAFDDLPGTEIVPELGENDMERNAIAGIAADRNEGRITLTGIADRPGMVAAVMQPLADAGLSVDMIVHAATEGQNASDLTFTVPEAMMAQAAAVLNARKGDIGFSEIHTDDAVAKVSIVGVGIRSNPELAAKMFATLATSGINLLAVSASEIKVSVLVKEDEMELAVRVLHTAFGLDAPRGEAA
- the ubiG gene encoding bifunctional 2-polyprenyl-6-hydroxyphenol methylase/3-demethylubiquinol 3-O-methyltransferase UbiG, coding for MAKTSILDKEAQHFGGMAADWWDPNGKSAMLHKLNPVRLAYVRDMIDQHWQCDECGFKPLEGKSALDVGCGAGLLAEPLARLGARVTAVDAAPELIAVARDHAIGQGLQIDYRATGVEDIDGRFDLVTAMEVVEHVADPQDFIDALSARLAPGGLMILSTPNKTGWSKLLTITLAEGFGQIPKGTHDYEKFIDPDMMRGLLAHAGLECIDFEGIAMSPTRGLHLSEDLRLNYLVAAKWA
- a CDS encoding glutathione S-transferase family protein, with product MWQLFQFPLCPFSRKVRLVLGEKGVAHELVRENPWERRDEFVDLNPAGETPVIVDSTAGITLIGSQPIVEYFEETVDKMPMIHGNAVARAEIRRLTVWFDEKLYREVVEPLMNERMRKRLVSRESPDTRVLREAMRIANGHLDYVDYLLDHRRWIAGAGLSLADFTAAAHLSVIDYLGALDWRGHKQTKDWYAVMKSRPAFRPLLGERMEVIVPPAHYDKVDF
- a CDS encoding undecaprenyl-diphosphate phosphatase, with the protein product MPVLLLVIILGIVEGVTEYLPVSSTGHLILATELLGYKADQWALFNVAIQPGAILAIIVLYWRTFVDVLVGLWQRRPSAFAFVRNLAVAFIPAVVLGLALGDDIELLLGNAVVVAWALIVGGVAILIIERLAKTTDKGGVQNVTLMHSIGIGLVQCLAMVPGVSRSGATILGAMSMGVDRKTAAEFSFFLAVPTLTGATALQLYKHGSTMQPGMGGWILLGSLVSFVVAVVVVKAFVSIIQRYGFAPFAWYRIIAGAVALVWLAAR
- a CDS encoding complex I NDUFA9 subunit family protein — its product is MRQAGTPPLITIFGGTGFIGRYVCEALLKAGARLRVAGRDPRKAWFLQPLGSVGQVSAVGADLAKPPTIEHALDGADAVINLVGVFKGNLEALHVQGPGKLAAAAKKAGAKAFVHVSAIGVDAESESTYSETKARGEQAVKAAFPKTTIIRSSTVFGPEDDFTNRFAAMGGWPLLPVIAPKTRFQPVYVRDLARAIAMAALDPKAHGGKTYELAGPEAMTMLDLNARIMALSGQQPELVEVPDFVASVIAAFGFLPGAPLSRDQWLMLQKDNVPSGKHPGFKEFGIAPTPLGAVAPEWLGRYKKGGRFAPSAA
- a CDS encoding aspartyl protease family protein yields the protein MRLAVCGLLFAASTGLFLHAASAQIATPAVSAVAGRSPAIPFELYRGNRIVLSGRINGVETEMMLDSGAGVTTLDKAFAAKIGLKGGQKIDAEGTGGRQDAELYQNVTIEAGNLKFSGATVVAIDLTQIAKTIGRPIPVVLGRELFVNSVIGMDFEQGEMTLASPQGFTPPAGAHEVKLTRDDTLHFLPISIGGLPPIDAAFDIGNGGAISLSQEYHSKQPLIASLPYGTSLAGGVGGLHEARRVTLPTVEIGGFTFDNVPADLGGKPNGPYAGKANVGIQMLKQFKLTMDLGHDRIWLERGKRPVEFFKDRSGLFTLLEGDHFNVLHVSPGSPADRAGFKKGDRLTAINGVAVGPAFYNGQLSGWARGVPGTRVEIRKSDGATVTLTLANYY